One window of Neisseria subflava genomic DNA carries:
- the prpB gene encoding methylisocitrate lyase has protein sequence MSQHSAGARFRQAVKESNPLAVVGCVNAYFARLATQSGFKAIYLSGGGVAACSCGIPDLGITTMEDVLIDARRITDNVDTPLLVDIDVGWGGAFNIARTIRNFERAGVAAVHIEDQVAQKRCGHRPNKAIVSKDEMVDRIKAAVDARVDENFVIMARTDALAVEGLDAAIERAQACVEAGADMIFPEAMTDLKMYRQFADAVKVPVLANITEFGSTPLYTQSELAENGVSLVLYPLSSFRAASKAALNVYEAIMRDGTQAAVVDSMQTRAELYEHLNYHAFEQKLDKLFQK, from the coding sequence ATGAGCCAACACTCTGCCGGAGCGCGTTTCCGTCAAGCCGTGAAAGAATCGAATCCTCTTGCCGTAGTCGGTTGCGTCAATGCTTACTTTGCACGATTGGCCACCCAAAGCGGTTTCAAGGCGATTTATCTGTCTGGCGGCGGCGTGGCAGCCTGCTCTTGCGGTATCCCTGATTTGGGTATTACCACAATGGAAGACGTGCTGATTGACGCACGACGCATTACGGACAACGTGGATACGCCTCTGCTGGTGGACATCGATGTGGGTTGGGGCGGTGCATTCAATATTGCCCGTACCATTCGCAACTTTGAACGCGCTGGTGTTGCAGCGGTTCACATCGAAGATCAGGTAGCGCAAAAACGCTGCGGCCACCGTCCGAACAAAGCCATCGTTTCTAAAGATGAAATGGTCGACCGTATCAAAGCTGCCGTAGATGCCCGCGTTGATGAGAACTTTGTGATTATGGCGCGTACCGATGCGCTGGCGGTAGAAGGTTTGGATGCCGCTATCGAACGCGCTCAGGCTTGTGTCGAAGCCGGTGCGGACATGATTTTCCCTGAAGCCATGACCGATTTGAAAATGTACCGCCAATTTGCAGATGCAGTGAAAGTACCTGTATTGGCCAACATTACCGAGTTTGGTTCCACTCCGCTTTATACCCAAAGCGAGCTGGCTGAAAACGGCGTGTCACTGGTGCTGTATCCACTGTCGTCATTCCGCGCAGCAAGCAAAGCCGCTCTGAATGTTTATGAAGCGATTATGCGCGATGGAACTCAGGCCGCAGTGGTTGACAGTATGCAAACCCGTGCCGAGCTGTACGAGCATCTGAACTATCATGCCTTCGAGCAAAAACTGGATAAATTGTTTCAAAAATAA
- a CDS encoding NUDIX domain-containing protein — translation MTEDTRPLVQVVAGILLDQNGRYLLSSRPEGKPYAGYWEFAGGKVEAGESDFQALQREFEEELGIRILAATPWLTKVHSYEHAHVRLHFLWVEADQWAGEIQSREGQKWAWQKAGDFTVTPMLPANSALLRSLSIPRQLQGRLKSGLSGQNSMGEYHVVPYQSAQHQTASAVLLNFADWQQGKPIEAPSVWPIIENAEQWQQVQNADAVVWKVANEEVAKQVVDILAQGVAMPLIAAAPESMVSIYREQWQSMGVHAVLIDNDIEAV, via the coding sequence ATGACTGAAGACACACGTCCATTGGTGCAAGTGGTTGCCGGAATTTTGCTCGACCAAAACGGCCGCTACCTGCTCAGTTCCCGCCCCGAAGGAAAACCGTATGCCGGCTATTGGGAATTTGCCGGAGGCAAGGTTGAGGCAGGCGAAAGCGATTTTCAAGCCTTGCAACGCGAGTTTGAAGAAGAACTCGGTATCCGTATCCTTGCCGCTACGCCGTGGCTGACCAAAGTCCATTCCTACGAACACGCACATGTACGCCTGCATTTTTTATGGGTGGAAGCCGACCAATGGGCGGGAGAAATCCAATCGAGGGAAGGGCAGAAATGGGCATGGCAAAAGGCAGGGGATTTTACTGTTACGCCGATGTTGCCTGCCAATAGCGCATTATTACGTTCCCTATCCATTCCGCGCCAGCTTCAAGGCCGTCTGAAAAGCGGCTTGAGCGGTCAAAACAGCATGGGCGAATATCATGTTGTGCCGTATCAGTCGGCTCAGCATCAAACCGCATCTGCCGTATTGTTGAATTTTGCCGATTGGCAACAAGGCAAACCGATAGAAGCGCCCAGCGTGTGGCCAATCATTGAAAATGCCGAACAATGGCAGCAGGTGCAAAATGCCGATGCTGTCGTTTGGAAAGTAGCGAATGAAGAGGTAGCCAAGCAAGTTGTCGATATTTTGGCGCAAGGCGTGGCTATGCCGTTGATTGCGGCTGCTCCGGAAAGTATGGTTTCCATTTATCGTGAACAGTGGCAGAGCATGGGTGTGCATGCTGTTTTGATCGATAATGACATTGAGGCCGTCTGA
- the acpS gene encoding holo-ACP synthase: protein MIYGIGTDIVSLKRIIRLNKKFGLAFAQRILSPEELLEFPQAGKPVNYLAKRFAAKEAFAKAVGTGIRGVVSFRNIGVGHDALGKPELFFAPALTKWLEEQGIRSCHLSMSDEEDTVMAFVIAEK from the coding sequence ATGATTTACGGAATTGGTACAGACATTGTTTCCCTCAAACGCATTATCCGCCTGAACAAAAAATTCGGACTGGCATTTGCGCAACGCATTCTCAGCCCAGAAGAGCTGTTGGAGTTTCCGCAGGCAGGCAAACCGGTCAACTATCTTGCCAAACGCTTTGCCGCCAAAGAGGCTTTTGCCAAAGCCGTCGGGACGGGCATACGCGGCGTGGTGTCTTTCCGCAATATCGGTGTCGGGCATGATGCACTGGGCAAACCTGAATTGTTTTTTGCACCGGCTTTGACTAAATGGCTGGAGGAACAGGGTATCCGAAGCTGCCATCTCAGTATGAGCGATGAAGAAGATACCGTCATGGCTTTTGTCATTGCGGAAAAATAA
- the pdxJ gene encoding pyridoxine 5'-phosphate synthase has product MLLGVNIDHIATVRNARGTIYPSPVEAALIAETHGADLITMHLREDRRHIKDADVFAVKNAIRTRLNLEMALTEEMLENALNVMPEDVCIVPEKRQEVTTEGGLDVLAQQDKVAEFTKILTDAGIRVSLFIDADNAQIQAAYDVGAPVIELHTGAYADAHSHAEQMKQFERIQNGAHYASDLGLVVNAGHGLTIHNVTPIAQILAIRELNIGHSLISQALFLGLPEAVRQMKEIMFRARMLP; this is encoded by the coding sequence ATGTTGTTAGGCGTAAACATCGACCATATTGCCACCGTCCGCAATGCGCGCGGTACGATTTATCCCAGCCCTGTCGAAGCAGCGCTGATTGCGGAAACCCACGGTGCAGATTTGATTACCATGCACTTGCGTGAAGACCGCCGCCATATTAAAGATGCGGACGTGTTCGCCGTTAAAAACGCCATCCGCACGCGCCTGAATTTGGAAATGGCGCTGACGGAAGAAATGCTGGAAAACGCGCTCAACGTCATGCCGGAAGATGTGTGCATCGTGCCTGAAAAACGTCAAGAAGTAACCACCGAAGGCGGTTTGGACGTATTGGCGCAACAGGATAAAGTAGCCGAGTTCACCAAAATCTTGACCGACGCAGGCATCCGCGTGTCCTTGTTTATCGATGCCGACAACGCGCAAATCCAAGCCGCTTATGATGTCGGCGCGCCCGTTATCGAGTTGCACACCGGTGCATATGCCGATGCGCACAGCCATGCCGAACAAATGAAACAATTCGAGCGCATTCAAAACGGCGCGCATTACGCCAGCGATTTGGGTTTGGTCGTTAACGCCGGACACGGCCTGACCATTCACAACGTTACGCCGATTGCTCAAATTCTGGCCATCCGTGAGTTGAACATTGGCCATTCGCTGATTTCCCAAGCACTCTTCCTCGGCTTGCCAGAAGCTGTCCGCCAAATGAAGGAAATCATGTTCAGAGCCAGAATGCTGCCTTAA
- the recO gene encoding DNA repair protein RecO: MAQPNRINHEPIFLLASAPWRESSLWVEAFSCRYGRVALLARSARKRQSELRGVLVPFVPVSASWYGSQELKTLHRAEWIGGWPQPQGRALFSGLYVNELMLKLTVREDPLPELYDVLAETMKTICCEANHIAALRRFEWTLLTRLGFAPDLFHDGNGNEINGEETYWLTPEEAVVPLAEADRFHPLNKGVAVSGATLIDLREGSFVHQESLGQALKVTRLLIDNLLPEGIKSRQVLQQLQQFGLGS; encoded by the coding sequence ATGGCGCAACCAAACCGCATCAACCACGAACCTATCTTTCTGCTTGCTTCCGCCCCGTGGCGCGAGAGCAGCTTGTGGGTGGAGGCTTTCAGCTGCCGTTATGGGCGGGTGGCTTTATTGGCCAGAAGCGCGCGCAAACGGCAGAGCGAATTGCGCGGCGTGTTGGTGCCGTTTGTGCCGGTGAGCGCGTCTTGGTATGGCTCGCAAGAATTGAAGACCCTGCATCGCGCCGAATGGATAGGAGGTTGGCCTCAGCCGCAGGGCAGAGCTTTGTTCAGCGGATTGTATGTGAACGAGCTGATGCTGAAGTTGACCGTCCGTGAAGACCCATTGCCCGAGCTTTACGATGTTTTGGCGGAAACCATGAAAACCATTTGTTGCGAGGCCAACCACATTGCCGCTTTGCGCCGTTTTGAATGGACGCTACTGACACGCTTGGGCTTTGCCCCCGATTTGTTCCATGACGGCAACGGCAATGAAATCAACGGCGAAGAAACTTATTGGCTCACACCGGAAGAGGCTGTGGTGCCTTTGGCCGAGGCCGACCGTTTCCATCCGCTCAATAAAGGCGTTGCCGTATCGGGTGCGACGTTAATCGATTTGAGGGAAGGCAGTTTCGTTCATCAGGAAAGCCTCGGGCAGGCTTTGAAAGTGACGCGGCTTTTGATTGACAACCTTCTGCCCGAGGGCATTAAGTCTCGGCAGGTTTTGCAGCAGTTACAGCAGTTTGGCTTGGGCAGTTGA
- a CDS encoding patatin-like phospholipase family protein, with protein MPKFPFKSALSLLSAALLSACSLVKYQPVAGIDAVDLKQGYRFETSKLQREDDDDTLIVVMFSGGGTRAAALGYGVLEQLNQQQVTIGGKRKSLLANVDVVVGVSGGSVLAAYFALKGEETIPLFYKRFLHQNFQRQVVKQAFSMSNLPRLASPEYGRGDLLQEQFENYLFGKTTFRDLEKNAKGPFAIISATDMGIGERFNFTQEYFDPMCIDLGDLRLARAVAASSSVPMVFAPITLNNNGGRCSYTPPIKIEDADDSETGRQQSRTIKEFYERFQKYADGKNRPYIHLIDGGLTDNLGMRSLLDMTEMYPEKILTNKILQNNIRHIVVINVNAQNQVSSNLDKTAAVPGFRDVVSSIVNIPIDQNSQESLRRFRAFVDQWNKDKQTDGISFSFVSLNLKDLPPSELREKVLNIPTSFYLPPEDVDNLRTAAAELMKQSLDYRNLLTEFAAHHNPDAIFAEPPPDAKDFKPLNEKETQKQSVP; from the coding sequence ATGCCGAAATTCCCTTTTAAATCCGCCCTTTCCCTGCTCTCTGCAGCCCTATTATCCGCCTGCTCCTTGGTGAAATACCAACCCGTTGCCGGTATTGATGCAGTCGATTTGAAGCAAGGCTACCGCTTTGAAACCAGCAAACTCCAGCGGGAAGACGATGACGATACCTTAATTGTCGTCATGTTTTCAGGCGGAGGAACACGTGCGGCGGCGTTGGGTTATGGCGTTTTAGAACAGCTCAACCAGCAGCAGGTAACCATCGGCGGCAAAAGAAAATCCTTGCTGGCCAACGTCGATGTCGTTGTCGGCGTATCTGGCGGCTCGGTTTTGGCGGCTTATTTTGCACTCAAGGGCGAAGAAACCATTCCCTTGTTTTATAAACGTTTCCTACACCAAAACTTCCAACGCCAAGTCGTCAAACAGGCATTCTCCATGTCCAATCTGCCCCGACTGGCCTCGCCTGAATACGGACGCGGCGATCTGTTGCAGGAGCAGTTTGAAAACTACCTTTTCGGCAAAACCACTTTCCGCGATTTGGAAAAAAATGCCAAGGGCCCGTTTGCCATCATTTCCGCCACCGATATGGGCATAGGCGAGCGTTTCAATTTCACGCAGGAATATTTCGACCCGATGTGTATCGACTTGGGCGACTTGCGACTTGCCCGCGCCGTCGCAGCTTCAAGCTCCGTGCCTATGGTATTTGCACCGATTACCCTAAACAACAACGGCGGACGCTGCAGCTACACGCCGCCGATCAAAATCGAAGATGCAGACGACAGCGAAACAGGCAGACAACAAAGCCGCACCATAAAAGAATTTTACGAGCGCTTCCAAAAATACGCAGACGGGAAAAACCGACCCTACATCCACCTGATAGACGGCGGCCTGACCGACAATCTGGGTATGCGCAGCCTTTTGGATATGACGGAAATGTACCCGGAAAAAATCCTGACAAACAAAATCCTGCAAAACAACATCCGCCATATCGTCGTCATCAACGTCAATGCGCAAAACCAAGTCAGCAGCAATTTAGACAAAACCGCGGCCGTTCCCGGTTTCCGCGACGTCGTCTCCTCCATCGTCAATATCCCCATTGACCAAAACTCGCAAGAATCCCTGCGCCGTTTCCGTGCCTTCGTCGATCAGTGGAATAAAGACAAACAAACCGACGGCATCAGCTTCTCCTTCGTCAGCCTCAACCTCAAAGACCTCCCTCCTTCCGAGCTGAGGGAAAAAGTATTGAACATTCCGACTAGTTTTTATCTGCCGCCGGAAGATGTGGACAACCTGCGTACCGCCGCTGCCGAACTGATGAAGCAATCGTTGGACTACCGCAACCTGCTGACAGAATTTGCAGCGCACCACAATCCCGATGCCATCTTTGCCGAACCGCCGCCGGACGCTAAAGATTTCAAACCGTTAAATGAAAAAGAAACACAGAAACAATCTGTTCCATAA
- a CDS encoding epoxyqueuosine reductase QueH: MTEKTTPIVTDIDRPILVPPGGHKKVLLHSCCAPCSGEVMEAMLASGIDYTIYFYNPNIHPHKEYMLRKEENMRFADKFGIPFVDKDDDYENDRKEWFAKAKGMEFEPERGIRCTMCFDMRFEKAAQYAHENGFHVFTSSLGISRWKDMKQINGCGHRAAEPYDDLVYWDFNWRKGGGSARMIEISKREHFYQQEYCGCAYSLRDSNAHRKSQGRIPIKLGVLYYGDESTQYEPQAENKIIVEK, from the coding sequence ATGACCGAAAAAACCACGCCTATCGTTACCGATATTGACCGCCCTATTCTCGTTCCGCCAGGCGGCCATAAAAAAGTCCTGCTGCATTCTTGCTGCGCCCCATGTTCCGGCGAAGTGATGGAAGCCATGCTTGCCAGCGGCATCGACTACACCATTTATTTTTACAACCCCAATATCCATCCGCACAAAGAATATATGTTGCGCAAAGAAGAAAATATGCGCTTTGCGGACAAATTCGGTATCCCCTTTGTCGATAAAGACGACGACTACGAAAACGACCGCAAAGAATGGTTTGCCAAAGCCAAAGGCATGGAATTCGAACCCGAACGCGGTATCCGCTGCACCATGTGTTTCGATATGCGTTTTGAAAAAGCGGCGCAATACGCCCATGAAAACGGCTTCCATGTTTTCACCAGCTCACTGGGCATTTCACGCTGGAAAGACATGAAACAGATCAACGGCTGCGGCCATCGCGCTGCCGAACCGTACGATGACTTGGTTTATTGGGATTTCAACTGGCGCAAAGGCGGCGGCAGCGCACGCATGATTGAAATCAGTAAGCGCGAGCATTTCTACCAACAAGAATACTGCGGTTGCGCCTACTCCCTGCGCGATTCTAATGCCCACCGCAAATCGCAAGGCCGCATCCCCATCAAGCTGGGCGTATTGTATTACGGTGATGAATCCACCCAATACGAGCCTCAAGCCGAAAACAAAATCATTGTTGAGAAATAA
- a CDS encoding stress response protein, with product MLMLKNLGSALAAVAVLSLGAYSAEAAAKPHVHQASKHQYAKKNKLHPACKRYLERRAAWYRYKGNKAELRENRKVAKAFRGLPYAEQKIQCQAAYQAFDDFDHGKFRRR from the coding sequence ATGTTAATGTTGAAAAATTTAGGTTCCGCACTAGCGGCGGTTGCCGTATTGAGCTTGGGTGCTTATTCTGCCGAAGCGGCGGCCAAACCGCACGTCCATCAAGCGAGCAAACACCAGTATGCGAAGAAAAACAAATTGCATCCTGCTTGTAAAAGATACCTTGAGCGCCGTGCAGCTTGGTATCGCTACAAAGGCAACAAGGCCGAGTTGAGGGAAAACCGAAAAGTGGCAAAAGCGTTCCGCGGTTTGCCTTATGCCGAGCAAAAAATCCAATGCCAAGCTGCTTATCAGGCATTTGATGATTTTGATCACGGCAAATTCCGCCGCCGTTAA